GAGAACCGCCCGGCCGTGTCTGGGTGTCCGCCCAGCAGGGCGTGGTCTGGCATTTCCCGGACCTCGTCGGGGTCGGCGACCATCCGGGCGGCCCGGTCGGCGTCGAACCGTTCCATTCGGCCGCCGATCCCCGAGGCGGCATCGGTCAGGGCGGCAAGCAGGGCGCGTTCCGGTTCCGGGTGCGCGGCGGCGCTGCACGCGTGCAGCGGCACCCCGGGCCGGTGGTGCGCGTCGACGGCCAGCACCAGCACCGCCGGGACGCGCTGTTCCAGCGTCGTGGAGTAGGCGGACACCTCGTAGCCCCAGCGCAGGCGCACCATCTCCGCGAGCACGGGGATGTGCCGATCCCGCGCCGAAGCCAGGTCCAGCCGGGGCGCCGGAAGGCGTGCGTACCAGGTCATCAGGAACGCGTCCCGTTCGGCGATCTCCAGCAGGCCGTGGAGGATCGCCTCCTCCAGGCACCCGCCGAGGGCACACCCGTTGGAGCACTCGTAGGCCAGGGCGGGTTCCTGTGCACGACTGCGAGCGCCGTAGTAGGCGTAGCTCTCCGGCACCAGCACAGGTTCGGCTCGCCGGAATGAATAGCCCCAGACCCAGGCCAGCGGGCGGCGGGGGTCGAAGCGGGCGAACGGGAAACCGGGCTGGTCGTACCAGTCGTCGGGGTACAGGCCCAGGTCACGAGGGTCGACCGCCCGAGCCGCGACCTCGTCGTGCGGCGCCGGCGCCGCGGTACGCCGGCCGAGTGGCCGCAGGCTGCCGTACCGCTCCAGCGCCTCGGTGATCGCGGTGAGGCGCGCGGAGCGGAAGTCGCCGGTGCGGCCGTAGCCGTGCCGCTCGGTATCGTCGGGCCGGGGTGGGCCGAGCCGGGCGACCGCCGTGGGGATGCCGTACGGCGAACCGGCCGCAAGCGAGTTGATCACGCCCACTTCCGGGTCCACATAGGACTCGATCAGGTCCTCCCACCGGCCGTCGAGAGTTCCGATCCGCAAGATCGCCGGATCCGGTTTGGACAGTGGCCGGCGCACCATCACCGCAGCCGACAGGGTGTCCTCGGGCAGGTCGGCGCAGTCGGGGCACAGCGGGTCCGCCATGAGCGTGTGCCGGGTGACCAATCCGGTGGTCAGGGACAACGCCAGCACGGCGCCGCGCGTGCGGGCCGGCTCGCCGGTCCGGGTCAGCCGTGCGAACTCGTCGGCCACCACTGAGGCGACCACGTTCGCGGCCACCGTGGTCATCAGCGGATGGGGAATGTCCGCCGGGCCGTCGCCGAACTCACGGCACAGCGCGGCCCAGCCCGACCGGTCGGGGCGGTTCGCGTCCCGCCGCCGTTCGGCGCAGGTCGGGCAGCCGGGCGTCGACGGTAGGACCGCAGGCCCGATCAGCACCCGTGGTCCGTCCACCCGGACGGGCAGCCAGGGCTCGTTCGCCGCGGCAGCCGGGGCGAGGCGACCGGCGCCCAGCACCTCGACCAGGGCCGCGCGCAACAGGTCCGGACCGAACAGTCGCACCCGTCCGGAGTCCCCGCGCGGTGCCGCGACCGGACCGCTCGCCAGCAGGTCAGTCATCGTCGACCACCACCCGGACC
This is a stretch of genomic DNA from Saccharothrix ecbatanensis. It encodes these proteins:
- a CDS encoding TOMM precursor leader peptide-binding protein translates to MTDLLASGPVAAPRGDSGRVRLFGPDLLRAALVEVLGAGRLAPAAAANEPWLPVRVDGPRVLIGPAVLPSTPGCPTCAERRRDANRPDRSGWAALCREFGDGPADIPHPLMTTVAANVVASVVADEFARLTRTGEPARTRGAVLALSLTTGLVTRHTLMADPLCPDCADLPEDTLSAAVMVRRPLSKPDPAILRIGTLDGRWEDLIESYVDPEVGVINSLAAGSPYGIPTAVARLGPPRPDDTERHGYGRTGDFRSARLTAITEALERYGSLRPLGRRTAAPAPHDEVAARAVDPRDLGLYPDDWYDQPGFPFARFDPRRPLAWVWGYSFRRAEPVLVPESYAYYGARSRAQEPALAYECSNGCALGGCLEEAILHGLLEIAERDAFLMTWYARLPAPRLDLASARDRHIPVLAEMVRLRWGYEVSAYSTTLEQRVPAVLVLAVDAHHRPGVPLHACSAAAHPEPERALLAALTDAASGIGGRMERFDADRAARMVADPDEVREMPDHALLGGHPDTAGRFSFLDTDGPPALTLSDLAAQADWPRHHDLGDDLAELVGRYLDTGLDVIAVDTTTPEQRAGGFAGAKVIVPGTLPMTFGHRFRRTHGIPRLATVPRLLGHRSTDLPSENVNPHPHPFP